The genomic stretch CTGTCCGTTACGCGCGGCTTGTAGTCGACTAAATTGCTGTGCAAGATCAATAAAATTGGGATCTACAAAACCGCTATATTGTTGTTTGTCTGCAAAAATAATATCCGTTAAACCACTCATGTCCTTTACCTTCATTGTTATTTCGGGCGGGTTCATGGCACAGCTGTCACTATATAAAGCCGCTTAATCCATCATGCCAAAGTCATCCAGACTTAAGCGGCTTATCTTATATTGCTTTAATACGCCCCGCCACATGTGGTTTTTGATTTTTCTGATTCCGAATGAGAAAATCAGTCTCTTGTTTTTGCTCTACGCTTAAAAACTCAACTTGAGATGGTAAATATAAAGGGAGTTTAAACCAAACATCCGCTTCATAAGCATCGCTTAAATTGAGACTGGCAAGTGCGTGTGCTTTGCTCCACATACCATGTGCAATGGCCTGTTTAAAACCAAAAGCTTTGGCAGTCAAAGCATGAATATGAATAAGGTTAAAGTCTCCTGAAACCTTGGCGTAACGACGACCAATATTTTCGGCAATGTCCCAGACACCCTGTAACTGGTAATCCGTAGGATTTTGTTCTGTCGCTTGATCTGTTTTAACCGCATTTGCCGCCTTTACAGAAAGCTCGGTTTTTTGGCGTGATAAATACGTCGTCACCCCTTGCATCACCACATCATCGCCTACTTTAGCAAGCGTAATAAAATCAAACTGCACCCCTTTATCATGTGGCTGTAATTCACCAAACTCACATGACAACGTCAGTTGCTCATTGCTACCGACTTTGCGGAACTGTTTAATTTGATTGCGAATATGCACTAAACCCAACACTGCAAACGGAAATGCTTCTTGTGTCATCATATGCATTTGTAAACTTTGCGAGAGTACAGCCAAATAAATAGCAGGAATATAGCCATTATTTTTAAAACCGCAGACTTGGTTATAGGCTTTTAAATGGTTTTGATCCACTTTGAACCCATCAACCTGATATTTAACTTGCGGTAAAATTGGTGCTACTTTAATTTTTTTAAATATAAGCCCTTGAATCACTTTAGGATAAGCAAAATAAGCTTTGGGAAGTTGACTAAAATGGCGTGTATTCATTTAACATTTCCTGTATTTTTATTTCGATGCACTGCGGATCCAAGCGATCCAGATAAAAAAGGGATGCCAAGGCATCCCTTTTAACACCAAGGCTTAAGCGCCAAGTAAGCTTTGACCACACACACGCACCACGTTGCCATTGAGACCGGTTGATGCGGTAGAAGCAAATAAGGCAATGGTTTCAGCCACATCGACTGGCAGCCCGCCTTGACTCATTGAGTTCATACGGCGGCCCGCTTCGCGAATCGCAAATGGAATCGCCGCCGTCATTTGTGTCTCAATAAAACCAGGGGCAACCGCATTAATGGTAATCCCTTGATCTAAGGTTGGTGCTGTGTATCTCACAAGACCAATCACGCCAGCCTTAGAGGTTGCATAGTTGGTTTGGCCCAAGTTTCCTGCAATTCCGGAGATTGAAGAAACACAGACGATACGGCCATTTGCGTTTAAGCCTGCATTGCCCAGTAGATAATGATTCACGCGCTCAATCGCAGCCAGGTTGATGTTAATCACCAGATCCCATAGCTCAGGCTTCATATTCGCCAAAGTTTTGTCACGGGTAATCCCGGCATTGTGCACAATAATATCAACCCCACCCAAAGCCGCTGCAGCTGTTTTGATTTTCTCACCCGCATCTGCTGCAGTAATATCAATCGCCAAGGTTGATCCAGAAATTTCACCAGCAACTCGATCTAAATCGGCTTGTTGCTGTGGTACATCCAAGCAAATCACATGTGCACCATCACGTGCCAACACATGCGCAATCGCTTCACCAATGCCACGA from Acinetobacter pullicarnis encodes the following:
- a CDS encoding MaoC/PaaZ C-terminal domain-containing protein, which codes for MNTRHFSQLPKAYFAYPKVIQGLIFKKIKVAPILPQVKYQVDGFKVDQNHLKAYNQVCGFKNNGYIPAIYLAVLSQSLQMHMMTQEAFPFAVLGLVHIRNQIKQFRKVGSNEQLTLSCEFGELQPHDKGVQFDFITLAKVGDDVVMQGVTTYLSRQKTELSVKAANAVKTDQATEQNPTDYQLQGVWDIAENIGRRYAKVSGDFNLIHIHALTAKAFGFKQAIAHGMWSKAHALASLNLSDAYEADVWFKLPLYLPSQVEFLSVEQKQETDFLIRNQKNQKPHVAGRIKAI